The DNA window CTAGCCTTCTTTTAAACCTGATCCTTCCTAAATTAACTAAACAAGCCTAACCTGGTGAGGTGGTCGTTGCCACTGCCATCACTGCCCCTAGCCTTCTTCTAAGCTTGGCCCCTCATAAATCAACTCGAAAGTCCTAACCTAATGATGTGGTAGTCACGTCCTTCTTGTCGAGGGCCGTCAAAGTTGTTGTAGGGTTGTCGGTAGGCTACGCtagcataaaacaaaattttctaccGCGTAAACCAAGAAATCATGAAAGTTAGATATCACATATCATTATTCCCACCTGTCACACAGGGCAATGGAACTAGTCAGAGTCGATCTATTCGACAAAACACGTGCGATGTAGATGAGGTTGTCGAACTTGACGACTCGATCATCTTCCCTTCACGCGAGCATATGCTTCTTGTAAGGACACACTGATCATCACCACAATACATTAGCGCCTTTGCCTATATCCACAAGTACATGGGGTGGAAAACCAGACATCAGTTTGCTAGAACTCATGCGCAACTAGGGTTTGGCTTGGGGAGGGGGAGATATGTGGCTAGGACTTTTGCCTTTATATTAATCTTGTAGCCTCGCCCTCTGAATATAGAGAGTTTCTAACTAGAACTTTCATATCCACCAAGAACTCTATTAAAATCTTATCCAAACTAAGGCCATATTTAGATCTCTATCCAAATATGTCATTCCAACCCGTTAAGTGTGcgacccaaaaatatatttttggttcaTGTGTCAACAACAATCCCTGGCATAATATGTTGACACTTCTAATGTACATAAAGACCATATCGACTGAACTTGTAGTGTATGTACAAATTCCTTTGCCACATAATATCGATTAAGCTCAAGACAAGATGTGTGCTATCATCTCAATAGGTCAATAATTTTCTCAATCATAGGATAGATTACTCAACTTGTGATTGACTACTTAAGGAACTAGTATGACCATGCACTTACATGATCTATTATTTCAAGGGGCACATTGATACCTCTCATATTTAGAGGGGTATATCCCATCTTGATCATTCACATCTCATTGTATGTTTCATGATAAACATGAAAGCTAGTTTTATATCTAACCAATTACAAAACATCGTTTGGCAGTCCCAAGTGAGTAACTATGCATGTTTAGAACCATGATAACCTCAAGTTTAAGGATTCTGCATCAACACTACCGAAAAAAAACTGTATCATATATAACTCTTACATTGTCTTAAAAATGGGTCTATTCAGCAACATATTCTTCAATATATGTCCATATATTGATTTGGTATATTTATACCATGATTTATGGGGTATGATCATTAATCAATATTTGTGTTGATCGTATAATCATATTTGTTCCACAAATGATACAACTAGTAAAGTAGGGATCATTTAAAAGTAGCAACATATCCCATAAAGAGTTCATAAATAAGTCACATACTCGTTGATCAATCACAAGTTATCTATtttaagaaacaaaataatattttatcatattatatttataaacataataatacAATCATCTCTATTATTGTCTTTAGGGCATATCACTGATAGTTGTTGCTGGTCACGCGAGTTGGAGGAGAAGTAATCTCAATGCATGAATATTGAAGTTAATTGGATGGTTCAAAATATGTAAGATTTGTTAATCAAATCTTCGTTGGATGGCGTTTAGCAAATATGTTGAATCAATAATAATCCTTAATCCTTTTGTTATATATCCTGTGGTCTCCTAGTCTCAACTCTCAACCCTCCTTGGTATTTCTATTGCCACCTCATAACAAAGGTGTATTTGAACCCTTTGTCTTCCGATCATGATCATTATCTTCGTCGAGGTCAAGTGGTGTCATctatgaaaaattggtttgttGATATCCTGTGTGACTGTTTGTTTAAGCATCCCAAGATGGAGATGGACTAACAATTGCAAGGCATAGTGTGGTAGATCTTCACTGCAGTCAtaactatcaaaattttgaccaTTAATTTTACATTGCAATATATACATACTGTGTGTTTTCATAAAACAATGTTTCGAAATCTTATCCGGGTCTTATcttaaacattaaatatttataatcgGAGTAAGTAGCAaacaataaaatgaaaaaattttagtgaatATAGAATTTTCACGTAAAATGAGCTGCGttggatttgtttttttcctagtaGCAAGTTAGTAACGCGCATGCATTGAATcaataagaaacaaaaaaagtcCAAATTTAGTATACACTCACACGAAATTAGCTACACGGTTGATTCCTCCAGAAGGTTCATGCACAAGAAAACAGAATTAGCATGCCTTGAAgtatttcttttctcatttctCAAATATTATCTATATTGTAAATGATTTTTGTTGATAGTTTGGAGTAAACTTCATTTCTTCCTTGATCACAGGTGCAACGCCAGCGATACATGCAAGTGCATTAGGCAATTCTTGATTGTCACGATTGACTACACACTTGACATTTAATTTGAGATCACCCAGTGCACaggaagttaaaaaaaatgcaaaaccGCCATAATTCTGCATTCTTTGGAAGACCATCAAACCagctatatttttgttaaaaaaaatataatgccaAATTAATTCCTGCTTGATCAATTCTTGAGCCATATCCTCTAGATGAGTCCATGCATGAATGTGTGAAAATTATAGATCGGGTGTTTTGGTGATTTACCAAAAATAAACAGGAAGATCAATTGCGTCCAGTTGttatcatgcaaaaaaaaaacagagagaagaAGTTACATATCTATATCCTACAAAAACAGAAAGCGATTTGCACATATGCGTTTTTATAGCTGTAATGGCGTAGATTATCAAGCAGCAcatctataattttgatatgttttatagCCTGGAGCTACAGGAGCACCCAGAAACTGGAAACTGTCAAACCAAGAGCCCAAGGAGgaactgaaaagaaaaaatctgaaatttgtaaaaatggaaaggaaaaaaaaagagaaataaataggggagagagagagagagagagagagagagaagcttTGTAACTTCCCCCGCAGCTATCTCGCTTGCTCTCGCCATCTCACCAGTCTCCTCGCGACGCCATTGTAGCTACCGCAAagctctctctcccctcgaGCTCTGCTCTGAGCGAGAGCTCTGGGCCTCGGGCCATGCCGAAGAACGCGTGCAAGCTCTGCTGCCGCCGCTTCGCTAGCCCCCGCGCCCTCGCGGGACACATGCGGTCTCACTCCGTGGCCACAGCcaacgccgcggcggcggctgcggtggCGGCAGCCACGAAGCTGCAGatctcgtcggcgtcgtccgCGTCGACGTCAttcaccgccgccgatgaggaggaggaggaggacgtggGATTCAAGAAGCCCCTTTCCATCTACACGCTGCGGGAGAATCCCAAGCGCAGCCTCCGCGTCTCCGAGTACGCCTTCTCGGACCGCGAGAGCGAGGCCGAGTCCACCCCGACGCCCGCCGCCAAGAGCGCGCGCACCGGTGACGGCGAGCCGATGAGCTCGTTGTCGTACGTGGGcacgccggaggaggaggtggcgctgGCCCTCATGATGCTCTCTCGCGACACCTGGCCGTCCGtcgggcgccgcggcggtggcgagtaCTCGGACGACGGGAGCGACGACTGCTACGCGCTCCCTCCTCCGTctcccgcgccggcgccgctggcgGAGAAGCGGACGCGTTTCCAGTGCCCCGCGTGCAAGAAGGTGTTCCGATCCTACCAGGCGCtcggcggccaccgcgccAGCCACGTCCGCGGCGGCAGGGGCGGCTGCTGCGCGCCTCCCCtcgcccctccgcctccgcctccgccgcaacCGCAGCCGCCATTGCCGGAGCACGAAGCGGACGAAGAAGACATGGACGGGAAGGCGGTGCCGCACGAGTGCCCCTACTGCTACCGCGTGTTCTCCTCCGGGCAAGCTCTGGGCGGCCACAAGAGGTCTCacctctgctccgccgccgccgccgcagcccatGCACAGACAGCCGGCGCCAGTCCTCCGTCCCAGGCCAAAATTCTCGGCATGATCGATCTCAACATCGCGCCGCCCGTCGACGAGGTGGAGCTCTCCGCCGTGTCGGATCCCCACTTCCCCAACAATCCATGTCTTTGAAGCAAAGACCAGACTTCGCAATGGCGGAGGTGATCTGAGGTGAGGCATAAGTCGAAGAAAcagaaagaataaaaaaagaggaaaaaacagaaggataaaaaaagaacatattttTTGCTCCTTAGTTAATCTGCTCGCACCTTTTAGTATTCCATTTATTTGTGTTCAGATTTCAgaatgtttaattaattaatatgtttaCCATTCCGTTCTCTTTTCTTTGGCCTGTCTAAGCCATGGAATCGATGTAGATTTCAGCAACTGACAGCAACCAGAGCCCCTGTTCTTGATCTGCTGATCCGAATTCTTAGCTGAACTGTTGCTTTCTGTTGCATTCTTGATTTTTCCCACAGTCCCTCCAGTCTTAAAACCCAGTGCCtgccaacaaaacaaaagcacaAAAGAATGGCAGCAACGGAGGAGTAGACTACACTATGCTTAGCTAGCTTTTGCATATAGTAGTAGCGTCCAAAGCCACCACCATTACAATGTCATAGCAGTGCCActcctgctcctcctgctttgttttgttttgttttgttgtgttGTTCTGCTCTTTTCTTCCCTTTAGCTTCTGTTGCTGCCACTGCGCCGCACACACCACCTGCATGCGGCGTCGCCAACAGTAGCGCTGCGCCTGTCCATCCtgccccccctctctctctccctgcaTGTGGACCCAAGTGATGTAGTACATCGTACAAATGTACAATGCATCGTATGTTAAGCCCTGTGCTAGACACAAATACGGTGTTTTTAgatgcatatattttcttttctttctgtaCAATAGAAACGGCAAAGgggctctttttttttatgtaggtCTCGCACTCCATATTTGGAGGCGGGTAGTTAGAATCTCAGCAACCGGTGGCACACACGTGGCATACCGGGCCCCACCGCGGTTTCACTGGGGCCCCTTCGCTGCAGCTGGGATGGTCCGGTCATTCGTCCATCTCCGGTAATCCTGGGGCGATCAAAATTCTATCCGGGGGAAATATGGGGAATGAATTAAAACAGCGTGCGTTATGTTTGAGTGTGCGCGTAGCATTTTTACCGTGTTGTCTTTGACGTATCGGGCGGAAGCCCGGGGGGCGGCGCGCGTACCGAGGCGGATCTCGCGGGCGAAATGGCTGGTGCACACGGGCGTGTCTGGTCCGTGTgaatgacaggtggggcccaccgtaCGGCATCCTGCGGGTGGTGGTTGCGGGCGTGTGGCGGActggtggggtgggggggggggggggggcatggGGCCCGGGGGGGGGGTGGTTCGTGCTGCTACCCCGTCGTGGGCCGTCGGATCGTGATCGGACGGATGCCGTTCGAGCCCTTGGTTCTTTTTAATTGACCACGTTAACTCCTCCCCATGATTCAACACTTACTAAATTACTATTAGCACACACGTTGATTGcacgaggaaaaaaaacttggtAGCTAATGATTGATACGCTTGCTGATTTAGCGTACGCCACTGTCATGTAGGGATATACCATTTGAGTATTTAAATGTAATATTACCTTTGTGCTAATAATGTGTTACGTACTAGATCtaacatatacatattttcacttctatttatgcttataaattaaaattaaaattaaaattttaaattaaatttatagtagattttagggatattttattttagtttaattttaaccTTGGTtgtttagattgctaagaacatcttatataatagttttattcatgatttttttcatttgcaaatgtCATTTGACATTATCCCGAAAAAGCCAAAATCATCCCTAGAGCAATGAGACTTAGCTAGTGGAAGATGGCACCAAATGGTGCAAGCCGTGCAGGTGCACGGCTGGACGCTATATACGTATGCTCGCTGTCCTATTCCCAATGGAGACCGGGGAATTCTTCCTAGCTCCTCTCGATCGAGTAGTAGTATAGTGACACCTGAAAGTGATCGAGCCAGTTGTTTGGGTAGAGCTATTCATGCTTGCTATAGCTAGATCGATCGCTGGAAAACCAACCAGGCACCAACCTTTCGTACGCAGTACTTCCAGGAAAATGTAGGTGCACGGCAGGTTCCATACAATGGATGCACGCGTGATTCCGGTTCGTTTTTGTAAAGTTGCTCACACAAGTCGCATGGGGGTCGGGGGGTGTGTGTGCTGGTCATGGCACGTAGTACGCTAGCTAGTACTCCTGCGAAAGCATATCTAAACAGTAACCCTTTTCTATTGCACTGTTGGtcagaaagagaagaaaggaaaTTATTAAGAAGCTGTTAGCTTGTAACAATTTTATTGTCATCTGTATTAGTCCGCTCCACATCCTGAATATATCTAACTTAAATTATACttcctttattttatattataaaacattttaatcATGTTTAGATCTATCCATTAATCAGTGTGTATGGTTTATCTATATGTCATACATTAGCattgatttaaatttagtcaagactagaaagttttaGGGTCTATTCGGTTTGGAGAAATTATAAtccataaaaatagaaaaaaaaatggaggaataTGAACGTATGTTCACATCAatccataaatttttttctaacccctagaaaagaaaatgttgttttgatttttatattcttCATCCTTACCCACCAAATGGTGGTTTCATATGAATTAATACACAGGAAtccaatcattttttttacttaaaacTGAATACCGAATAGGCCCTTGCATTTGTTAAACGGCGGGGAGTCCACAATGATTACGTCGATGGAGGAGATGATCAGCCCATGcatgtatatgtgtgtaatgctttgcattgcattgcatggtaACTTGGTTTCATATAGCAGTGCTGGTTTGGTCCATAAATGACAGCACCAGCACATCTCACGATCGGGTGTGATGCGTGGCCATTAATGGGGGAGTTCCTCCGTGTGATGGAAACAAGCAAGCCGTGAAGTGGAGCACGCATATGTTGTTCGGTACCTCGTCGCGCTTTACGCTGCCCCCCCCagatctcgatcgatcgccgtTTGGGACGGACGGCACCGCGGCACGCACAAGGCACAGCGTTTGGTCCACAATCCACGAGCACTTCGGATTTGTGCTACTGCAGTTCCAAACTTTACAGAATTGCCACCAGAATTGTCTAGTTTCTGCTTAAACTAGGGAAAAGTAATTCATGCGTTACAAGAGGGGTTTAGAGAAGTTTAACAGCAGAGCCTCAGCCGACTACGCTATGTAAACTTGGTACTAACATATGCACATCTACTGTAGATACCAGGTTGACTaatagtaatatttttctcaagtCTCTTCATCtcgttaatatatatatttaatgcatcTATCTTAGAGTATGTATAGAGCTAACTCTTATATAAAAGCTaacactttttatattttattttctctcttcttcataAAGCTTATAGTTGGCAGTTGGCTTGCAGACTGCTACTGGTactatacttgctcttagtttTACTGCTTGACTGTCAATGGATGGTGTGGTGATTTGTCATTTATCTGGACAAACGTGCTGCTGGATTGGTGAAGAGACAGCAGCGAGTGTTATCTTTGATCTAGGCAGAGCAGGCCATACTTCCAAGCCATATGCCGGATCACTGGAAAATGGAACtactcatgcatgcattcaacTTACCCAGCTTGTGCCTGTGAACATGTGCGTGAGAACACTCTCGGAGCAGCGATCCTAGCTAACATTTGCACGCTCATGGCGAGGAAGATGGAAGATATGTCCTCTGTAAAAGCTTTACATCTTGTGTGGGCCTTGGAGAAGACGCAAACCTGGCTGGTAGAGAACCAAACAACCGGCGAGCATTGCTACACACAGCCTGTAGAGAATTTTCACAGTATCTTCAGTTAAAAGAAGATAGCCATAAAAACTGCCGCTAACCCAAATGCGTGTGCATGCCACCACCTGTAAATCCTGCACAGTTGGTCCGGGTTGGAAGCAAGCACTGAACTGAAAAAGAGACAGGGTAGTTAGCGCTGCAGGAATGCATGCGGCAAACACAGCAAAGGCAGGAAGCATCGCCTCTGATCGGTGTTATTCTGTCCTGAACGGGGAGAGAGTTCTTGCTTTGTCCATTAGCCACTATATCAAGCCAGCTTGTACTACTACCGACGAGTTTGAGAGACCCCTGGTGCGTGTGGTGACCACCGAGCAGCTTTTGTTCAGCTGTGTTTGGGGGTGTGTCTGTGTGTACTTGCAGTGTAGCACGCTAGTAGCAGCGTTGTGGCAGTACATGGCATCATTGTGTGTATTGCCTGGTACGCGACAAATTGATGCATGTGCCTAAGCTAGCTACATGCCTAAACAGGATGCAGCATTGGCTTGCACAGCAGTTGGTCTCTCTCTTTGGCGTGACTGCAAGCTCCCGTGCATTGCATGAAGGTTCATCAGCTGAAGGCGCATGCAGCATGCTCCTGAAACCGAATGATTTCggtctttttttctcctctctgtgtgtgtgtgtgtgtgtgttcagGGAGTGGTTTCAGATGCAAGTAAAGTTGTGATTTTAATACTGGTAGTTGTTTATGTGCTATGTCAAAGGAAATTTTGGGATGTTTAGTTCATGGATCTGTACCGATCAAATGTACAGCTTATCTTGTTTTACCGGGAGTGAAATGCCTAGATTCTACTACTAGAGCAACCGGAGCCTGAAGGCACCTAAAGATGCTTTGCTTTCGTTTCACTACTTACTGGTTACTCACAATACAGCCGACCGACAGAGGCAGTCAGGGTCATGATTTTTCAGATGGCAAAACCATGGAGTTGCTACTGCCATTGGCTATAGATGGGTAGCCTCACGGTACAGCTTGTGCAAAAAGCATGATTCGTATATGGATGGTAAAAGCATCTACCATATCGCCAGCGTTTGCTGATGTATACATGGTTCAGTATACCCAAATGTCtgaaatacatatttaattttttttcgctAGTATTTGTCACTTAGTCTCTTATGATACTATCACAATATTCTAGTATCACTTTTTTCTGTGGGGGGAGTTTTCTTACTTATAAATTCATTATTTACACGGAAGTATGTGATAAACTTATGAATGAAATTGATTATCCTCCTGATTTTGATTTGTTGAAAttaaggttgtgttcttttggaaCAAATTAATTCCCAGTTTTTGCACgtgcttcccgaactgcttggtgcattttttacaaaaaaatattctatctCAGCTTTTGCATGTGTTTACGATCTCAGCTTTGtagaataaatttttaattttataatagttaattttatcgtttatactaGTATTAGATAGCTACAAAAATTACATAGTATTTCATCTTTCAAACATCGCCTTATAGTCACTGCAAATTCCTCGGTTGGTATAATGATGGAAATAATCTGCCTATAAAACTTACTTTGCAGCAGAGGGTTCACAAAACCGGGGAGAACAACTTGATTTCCTGTTATTTCACATTGGCTCGAGTTAACAAACTATAAATTGgtcaaggttttttttaaaaaaaaactaaactaaattttagtgtCTGGCAAACTTTCTTTGGATTTTTACGGTCTTCAAACGGTTTCCACCAAAACCGCTCAAGAGCGGTCTAATGAACTCTCTTCAGTTTTGGAGGAACAAAGGGGATTCTAGCGGCTCAGGAGCGGTGTAATGAAAATGCTATCGGCAACAAATAGCCATTCCGGCATTGCGTGGGAAGAGGACTACTAGTATCTCTGTTCTCTTCTCGTGTGCCGAAGTCACACGCTCATCTTTTCGTATttgcttataagataaaatttatatttttaattctaaatttaaagttgattttaagttttttcatcaaaatttcctttcaaaaaaagttttttcaccaaaatttattttttagcattatcCTTTAGATTATtaacaatatgtatataaaagttttatttatatttttaaatttgtctttataaatatatcgtttggaaTCACCCCTCAATTGTCACAAATTATGGTGATAGGTTCATtgttagtttcttttttttgttctttgctTTTTCTGAATTTAGCCGTGTGCACCTATACGTAGAGGCCGGAAGATTTTATTGATTAATGAAATATATTCAACCATCTTTAAGAGAAGTATTCGATCAACAAATAATTTCATGAACATCTAGAAACTCAGATGCTTAGTCACTCACAATGCACCTAAGAATACTATGGCTGTCTACGTTAGCAGTGACACAAAAGCGCTTAACTTGTTGGGTCCATGGTCGCCATTGATCAAGTTTTCAACCATACTTAAACGAGACACAGATGTTCTTAGGAACTAGGATGCTTAtaataagtgaaaaaaaaatccgtgaCAAATGTCAGACCCAtgatcaaataataataataataataataataataatagctGAGTTGGAAGTTTCAAATTAGGAGCTaaacgattaaaaaaattaaattttctcttaaattttgaatttaaactttttaagtttcaaaattaGTCTATTTATCAAACACTGAAACACCGCCGCGTGCAGCGCGCACTGCGCAGACAAGATGTGGTCGTCCACTCGTCCCGTGTCCGTGAGTTACATAAATGTAAACGCAGAGCCGTCCGATCGCATCCAACGGCTGAGACGGAGCTCTAACATCGGCGTGGGTACAAACGCAACGTTAACCTTCTTCCTCCTAggtcgcgccgcgccgcgccgccccacCGCACCCTCCCCTCTCGAtcccctccgcgccgccgctcctccacgccgcggccgacgtcgcctcctcccgctGCCGACGCCGCCTTTCGCCCCCACCCCAACCGCTCCCCTCCCGCCGCGTCCCCCTCTGACGGGGCCCGATTCCGCGGCGTGGGCCTGTGGAGGCAGCTGGCGATGGAGAGCGGCGCgaacgcgcggcggcggcggcgtctggTGGAGAGGGGATCCGATCGCCTCGCCTTCATCACCGGCCAGGCGCACAGCCTCCCCTCCGACCCGCCTCCAGGTAACCAGGGGAAATCGAGTTGTTCTCCCTCCGcgttaaaactaaaaatgaacCCAAATTCGTTTGTTATTACAGCTGTTCCGGAATCTGTAATCTGTTGCTTTCGCATCCAGATGTGACCACGGTAGCTATGCTAAGATGATCGCGCAGTTCTGTTCTCGGAAACTATGCGTGCGTCGATTACTTTTCGTAGGCGAAACTCTCTATTAGGATGGCTAAAGAATACAGATGTGGTATACAGTAATACAGATCTGTGATTCGCTATTAGGTTTGGAATCTCATGCGCGGGTTAAAAGCTGACAGCATTATACAATCTGGTCTGGATCACGGTGAtacaaaagataaaagttCATATTTAGGGTGTTGGCGAATGGGAGGGAATGCTCTTCTACTGTTGGTTTTGTACATATCTTTGTtattaatgaaatgaaatgcacCTGCTCTGCATTATCTTATCATACAAAGAAGATCATTGGACGCACAATTTGGTGTTGTGTAGCGTGCTATCTGGTTCTTTTCCACATGCTTTATTTTGCAATTAACTTGCTTAATAGAGCACAAAGGTGTATTAATATATTGCTTGGAGATTTCAAGAGGAACTGCTTatttcaaacatttaatatCAAAGGTAAGTAGTATAGTACTACAGTTCCAAAGCGGGGCCACCAAGTTTCTGACTGTGTTTTTGTCAACATAATGAAGGGAAAATAGACTGCCCCGTACCTTCTTTTGGGGCATTTTGGTTTCTTAGAcatgatagaaaaaaaaaatgatactaaGTTTGTCATGATTGTAAGCATGAGATACCCTTGGACCTTGATTCTGCTATTGCCCTGTTTGGTACTACAGTTGATTACACTGCATTGCAGAAGTAtgtattgttgttttctacTAGATTACAGAAGATACCTAAGCAGTTAGACCAGAAGAATAGTCATGCGTGAGGAAATAAACAAGGCTTTACTCTTGCatgaactaaaatttaatggcTGAGGTTAATAATAAGCTCTCCATAACAGCATAGAAACTACTATTGGCCCTTGTCATGTGCTATTTATCGGTTGTCAGAAAATAGTTTTTCAAGTCTTTATACTTTTCATTAACTATCCATTGGTTTTTTCATCTCATTTCTAGTATCAATCTACTCATCGTTACCTTTGACCATCTATTATAAGCCTGTCTATGTGAGTGTTATTTGTCACCTACAGACTGTAATAATTTTGTTGTCCTAAGTTTCTCTTTGTATATCTTATTCTTAGCTTAGTTGATGCTTTGCAGATTCACCGCTTAGTACTGTTGACGCTACTGCCCCTCAACTATCTCAAAGGCAGGCAAGTGAAGGCGGCATTGATAGTGATAATTTCAGCAATATAACTCAGCTGCAGAAATCAGAACCTAGTAATGTAGTCCGTGAAAGTCAAGTGTCTGCCAAGGCTCGTCAGGAAATTCATCATGATGACCTACTTGGAGAACTCAAGACAAGGAGCACAGTTTCTGAAATTCAGCCAGTAAGCGAAACACCTTTGCAAAGGCATGGTGAGGAAACCCTTAGCAAAAGGATCAATCATGATAGAACAGCAACTGTGCCAAGGAGGGAGATGGAAACGAGACACTCTGTGCCTCCAAACCAGTCTATCCAAGCAGAGAATGCATCTTGGTCTATTGAAACTCTGAAGGAGCACTTGAATTTTACGGCACACGAGATTACACAGGCTATATCAGCTACTGAGTATAACCGGTTTTTAGCTTCTGTTACCATTGCCTTTCTGGTGGTTCTTTCAAACTGGGGCCTGGACATTGGTGGTACTATCACCAGAGTATTAGTCGGTACAAGGCCACTTCTATTTCTTATTATAACGAACATAACCATTGTCTTCACTTTGTTGATGGAAAACAGAGACCCAAACGTTAGGGGAAGATCAGTTGGCAGCAATCTTGGTTCTGCTGATAGCTTAGGGCGAATGCTGGAGATCGGATTGTTGCTACAGAAGTCCCTGGGTGCTCTCACGATGGACTGCAGCATTTGTGCTGTCATCTTGGTTTGTTTT is part of the Oryza brachyantha chromosome 2, ObraRS2, whole genome shotgun sequence genome and encodes:
- the LOC102708970 gene encoding zinc finger protein ZAT1-like; this translates as MPKNACKLCCRRFASPRALAGHMRSHSVATANAAAAAAVAAATKLQISSASSASTSFTAADEEEEEDVGFKKPLSIYTLRENPKRSLRVSEYAFSDRESEAESTPTPAAKSARTGDGEPMSSLSYVGTPEEEVALALMMLSRDTWPSVGRRGGGEYSDDGSDDCYALPPPSPAPAPLAEKRTRFQCPACKKVFRSYQALGGHRASHVRGGRGGCCAPPLAPPPPPPPQPQPPLPEHEADEEDMDGKAVPHECPYCYRVFSSGQALGGHKRSHLCSAAAAAAHAQTAGASPPSQAKILGMIDLNIAPPVDEVELSAVSDPHFPNNPCL
- the LOC102720677 gene encoding uncharacterized protein LOC102720677 is translated as MESGANARRRRRLVERGSDRLAFITGQAHSLPSDPPPDSPLSTVDATAPQLSQRQASEGGIDSDNFSNITQLQKSEPSNVVRESQVSAKARQEIHHDDLLGELKTRSTVSEIQPVSETPLQRHGEETLSKRINHDRTATVPRREMETRHSVPPNQSIQAENASWSIETLKEHLNFTAHEITQAISATEYNRFLASVTIAFLVVLSNWGLDIGGTITRVLVGTRPLLFLIITNITIVFTLLMENRDPNVRGRSVGSNLGSADSLGRMLEIGLLLQKSLGALTMDCSICAVILVCFL